One genomic region from Rosa rugosa chromosome 1, drRosRugo1.1, whole genome shotgun sequence encodes:
- the LOC133732511 gene encoding uncharacterized protein LOC133732511, whose amino-acid sequence MWRFFRESGPRRDNIPEDLYTMEIHHGGYFDKMPDGTKKYRVARFNKDGGKIWLDGLDPDKIAWTEFGNIAWDLGYREKPISYYFKIPRTSCNEGWMPIKNDADAIEMIKLIPLKTRQISVYITGGGKRRKKEAEEDDLRPSDPDWENPLNRLTVAERVRLEQKSNIFASQLNRTSGVGGVNVGGGVGADVNAGGQRVRHMGGNLEVIKLDSDSDKEVGNGVQQQSQGTFTGLSDLVPDLFASQGEGIQSELRQGQNSNRGYVDGCTGVFSGFYNAFIPHPREKHCVTRLKGRPEDKAAESTKEGGPVQGAVEAEGTVKNAAAATPPKEQLDPIQEEVVPIVQEAEVTEPKVEEAAVPSVEEEVEPRVEEKAVPIVEEAEPRVEEEAGVKESEPTEQAACSKKGPRGEDSNKGKKKRFSEAEKGKKVAPDTQAKGKKGKLAAKNKKGRQTKEPRYRTRYNGAKVYEQVDESRSSSDGSDFYVDSDYDQDDEEDDAQFEEHVSNPQNVEEFEDMIGATFPLNSNPSPSSSCLTARLRLLNAIMADVATQSCARCSKPANLHYNLDATESEILDYEIS is encoded by the exons ATGTGGAGGTTTTTCAGAGAATCTGGACCCAGACGCGACAATA TTCCAGAAGACTTGTACACCATGGAAATCCACCATGGTGGTTACTTTGATAAGATGCCGGATGGTACAAAAAAGTATAGAGTGGCTAGGTTTAACAAAGATGGTGGGAAGATATGGCTAGATGGTTTAGACCCAGATAAGATAGCATGGACAGAGTTTGGGAACATAGCTTGGGATCTTGGGTATAGAGAGAAACCAATTTCATACTACTTCAAGATTCCTCGAACTTCTTGCAATGAGGGATGGATGCCGATTAAGAATGATGCAGATGCAATTGAGATGATCAAGCTCATTCCTCTCAAGACAAGGCAAATCAGTGTGTATATTACTGGTGGTGGGAAGAGGAGAAAAAAGGAGGCTGAAGAAGATGACTTGAGGCCATCTGACCCAGATTGGGAAAATCCATTAAATAGGTTGACAGTAGCAGAGAGAGTACGGCTAGAACAGAAAAGCAACATCTTTGCAAGTCAGTTAAATAGGACGAGTGGAGTAGGTGGAGTAAATGTGGGAGGTGGAGTGGGTGCAGATGTAAATGCAGGGGGTCAGAGGGTTAGGCACATGGGAGGGAATCTTGAAGTGATAAAGTTGGACTCAGATAGTGATAAAGAAGTGGGGAATGGTGTGCAGCAGCAAAGTCAAGGCACCTTTACTGGTCTTAGTGACCTGGTGCCTGACCTGTTTGCTTCACAAGGTGAGGGAATCCAAAGTGAGCTGAGGCAGGGGCAGAATAGTAATAGGGGCTATGTGGATGGTTGTACAGGGGTATTTAGTGGCTTTTACAATGCCTTTATTCCTCACCCTCGTGAAAAACATTGTGTAACGAGGCTAAAGGGAAGGCCTGAAGACAAGGCTGCAGAAAGTACAAAAGAAGGAGGACCAGTTCAAGGGGCTGTGGAAGCAGAAGGCACTGTTAAAAACGCTGCAGCAGCAACACCACCAAAAGAGCAATTGGACCCAATACAAGAAGAAGTTGTCCCAATTGTGCAAGAAGCTGAAGTTACTGAACCAAAGGTTGAAGAAGCAGCTGTACCAAGtgttgaagaagaagttgaacCAAGAGTTGAAGAAAAAGCTGTACCAATTGTTGAAGAAGCTGAACCAagggttgaagaagaagctggGGTCAAGGAATCTGAACCAACTGAACAGGCTGCTTGTTCTAAGAAGGGTCCAAGAGGAGAGGACAGCAACAAAGGCAAGAAGAAGAGGTTCAGTGAGGCAGAGAAGGGTAAGAAGGTTGCACCTGACACTCAAGCCAAGGGGAAGAAGGGTAAACTTGCTGCCAAGAATAAGAAGGGCAGACAAACAAAGGAGCCAAGGTACAGAACGAGATACAATGGGGCAAAGGTATATGAGCAGGTAGATGAAAGTAGATCAAGCTCAGATGGCTCTGACTTCTATGTGGACAGTGACTATGACCAagatgatgaggaagatgatgCTCAGTTTGAGGAACATGTGTCCAATCCACAAAATGTTGAAGAGTTTGAAGACAtg ATTGGAGCTACTTTCCCTCTCAACTCAAACCCTAGCCCCTCCTCCTCTTGTCTCACAGCTCGCCTGAGGCTACTGAATGCGATCATGGCCGACGTCGCCACCCAGTCGTGTGCTCGTTGCAGCAAACCCGCCAATCTTCA ctaTAATCTTGATGCTACTGAATCAGAAATACTTGATTATGAGATTTCTTGA
- the LOC133725985 gene encoding uncharacterized protein LOC133725985 encodes MEKTMVEESDSGVLEQPKIDHVVAVPIPIMEKIRKMMEKSDFGVIDMVVGEPIGEPARGPIPMMSNSRSFRPICNQNRAKLAEAWPMVKSSLEELGYSCTMSTVDSTVVVVSPWSTAPDMRKAVYLFKLLFKTPVPAPLALELALHGRQHDFIKIGTQKGGLCKKYGIKKEKFDKLRIRLKRSLKELGDMTHCTLFLNKSTLTAVGPSPRLHWVRKVLKFCTIEKLSPAHVIRVFNRKLKRKTAMMKNSDTVMMEKSDFGIPEQPKFNQEVGDPVPMLNSSGSFRPISNTNRAKLTEAWPMVKLSLEELGYSCAMSTVDSTVLVVPPCSTDPDIMRKANYLFQLLFKTPVLAPLAIELALHGRQHDLIKLGAQKGGICEKYGINKEKFDKLWKRLKRSLKELGDLTHCTLFLNKSTLTAVGPSPRLCWVRKVLKICITEELSPAHVIRVFNRKEKRTTTMMKRSDTMMMERSDSGVLEQPKFSQEVSGPVPLLNSRSFCPISNENQAKLREAWPMVKSSLEELGYVCAMSTVDSTVSLVLPWPTDPGIMHKADYLFKLLLKTPVPAPLAIELALFGRKHDLIKLGTQKGGICKKYGINKEKIDKLRRRLEHSLKELSDLTHCTLFLNKNTLTAVGPSPRLHLVRRVLEICIKRKISPADVISTLICKYDQKISFVRDLDVSNVKKTGHLMNKDGAAEVTLPFLERRATRMEGALSMVESSFEKYGISCTLNLIKRTVTISTTGATKEYPDAFEKARHLLQLLTTTNVPPSRAVELAMNGMKHEFIEIRFQEGGLCSLYGIKKEQYVKRHKWLIRSAKRIREFTGCDIYCTGDTITGVSPSLVGLSMFRGIVLTCIVEDTDPAQRIRKVLRSESKRKLKKIIKRLLV; translated from the exons ATGGAGAAAACAATGGTGGAGGAGAGCGATTCCGGCGTCCTCGAGCAGCCAAAAATCGATCACGTCGTTGCCGTCCCTATCCCGATAATGGAGAAGATCCGAAAGATGATGGAGAAGAGCGATTTCGGCGTCATTGATATGGTTGTTGGGGAGCCTATCGGCGAGCCTGCCCGCGGGCCTATCCCGATGATGTCGAACAGCAGGTCTTTCCGTCCGATCTGCAATCAAAACCGAG CAAAGTTGGCAGAAGCTTGGCCGATGGTCAAATCGTCCTTGGAAGAACTCGGATATTCATGCACGATGAGTACC GTTGATTCCACAGTCGTAGTGGTATCACCCTGGTCTACAGCCCCAGATATGCGCAAGGCTGTTTATCTTTTTAAGCTTTTGTTCAAGACTCCTGTTCCGGCACCTCTG GCACTAGAGTTGGCACTCCATGGCAGGCAACATGATTTCATCAAGATTGGCACTCAAAAGGGTGGGCTATGCAAAAAATATGGGATCAAGAAG GAGAAATTTGATAAACTGCGGATACGTCTCAAACGCTCCTTAAAG GAACTTGGTGATATGACCCACTGTACTCTTTTTCTGAAC AAGAGCACTCTTACTGCCGTGGGTCCATCTCCAAGATTACACTGGGTCAGGAAGGTTTTGAAATTCTGCACTATTGAGAAGTTGAGTCCTGCACATGTTATTAGGGTTTTCAACCGGAAGCTGAAACGAAAAACAGCGATGATGAAGAACAGTGATACAGTGATGATGGAGAAAAGCGATTTCGGCATCCCTGAGCAGCCAAAATTCAATCAGGAAGTTGGCGACCCTGTTCCGATGTTGAACAGCAGCGGGTCTTTCCGTCCGATCTCCAACACAAATCGAG CAAAGTTGACAGAAGCTTGGCCGATGGTCAAATTGTCCTTGGAAGAACTCGGGTATTCATGCGCAATGAGTACG GTTGATTCCACAGTCTTAGTGGTACCACCCTGTTCTACAGATCCAGATATCATGCGCAAGGCTAATTATCTTTTCCAGCTTTTATTCAAGACTCCTGTTCTGGCACCTCTG GCGATAGAGTTGGCGCTCCATGGCAGGCAACATGATCTCATCAAGCTTGGCGCTCAAAAGGGTGGGATATGCGAAAAATATGGGATCAACAAG GAGAAATTTGATAAACTGTGGAAACGTCTCAAACGCTCCTTAAAG GAACTTGGTGATCTGACCCATTGTACTCTATTTTTGAAC AAGAGCACTCTTACTGCCGTGGGTCCATCTCCGAGATTATGCTGGGTCAGGAAGGTTTTGAAAATTTGCATTACTGAAGAGTTGAGCCCTGCACATGTTATTAGGGTTTTCAACCGGAAGGAGAAACGAACAACAACGATGATGAAGAGAAGCGATACAATGATGATGGAGAGGAGTGATTCCGGCGTCCTTGAGCAGCCAAAATTCAGTCAGGAAGTTAGCGGGCCTGTTCCGTTGTTGAACAGCAGGTCTTTCTGTCCGATCTCCAATGAAAACCAAG CAAAGTTGAGAGAAGCTTGGCCAATGGTCAAATCGTCCTTAGAAGAACTTGGGTATGTATGTGCAATGAGTACG GTTGACTCCACAGTCTCACTGGTATTACCCTGGCCTACAGACCCAGGTATCATGCACAAGGCTGATTATCTTTTCAAACTTTTGTTGAAGACTCCTGTTCCGGCACCGCTG GCAATAGAGTTGGCACTCTTTGGCCGGAAACATGATCTCATCAAGCTTGGCACTCAAAAGGGTGGGATATGCAAAAAATATGGGATCAACAAG GAGAAAATTGATAAACTGCGGAGACGTCTCGAACACTCCTTAAAG GAACTTAGTGATCTGACCCATTGTACTCTTTTTCTGAAC AAAAACACTCTTACTGCTGTGGGTCCATCTCCAAGATTACACTTGGTCAGGAGGGTTTTGGAAATCTGTATAAAAAGAAAGATAAGTCCTGCAGATGTTATTAGCACGTTGATATGCAAGTATGATCAAAAAATTTCATTTGTTCGGGATCTTGATGTCTCTAATGTCAAGAAGACTGGCCATTTGATGAACAAAGATGGTGCAGCTGAAGTGACATTGCCCTTTCTTGAAAGACGAG CAACAAGGATGGAAGGAGCTTTGTCAATGGTGGAGTCATCTTTTGAGAAATATGGCATTTCTTGCACACTGAATCTG ATTAAGCGTACCGTGACTATCTCAACAACTGGAGCGACCAAAGAGTACCCGGATGCTTTTGAGAAAGCTAGGCATCTTTTGCAACTTTTGACAACAACTAATGTCCCGCCATCTCGG GCTGTAGAATTAGCGATGAATGGCATGAAGCATGAATTCATCGAGATCAGGTTTCAAGAAGGTGGGCTTTGCTCATTGTATGGAATCAAGAAG GAACAATATGTTAAACGGCATAAATGGCTCATTCGTTCTGCGAAG CGGATTCGAGAATTCACGGGGTGTGATATCTACTGCACA GGAGACACTATTACTGGTGTGAGTCCCTCTCTTGTGGGATTGAGTATGTTCAGGGGGATTGTGTTGACCTGCATTGTTGAAGATACAGATCCTGCACAACGTATAAGGAAAGTTTTACGCTCAGAGTCGAAAAGGAAACTGAAGAAGATTATCAAGCGTTTGCTTGTCTGA